From a single Brassica oleracea var. oleracea cultivar TO1000 chromosome C5, BOL, whole genome shotgun sequence genomic region:
- the LOC106343087 gene encoding uncharacterized protein At1g04910 produces the protein MAFQRRRYNYYNRLRRLLPLICGFSGALLILFALLSVFSPPPDDSDRRISQQINYGVNDEKKHVAVIFTGGRLDRDIWRSWNAQLFYGCCNASTKFPNAKAITRSDRYLAIATSGGLNQQRTGIVDAVVAARILNATLVIPKLDQKSYWKDASDFSHIFQVDWFISFLSKDVKIIEQLPPKRGRTWSPSRMRVPRKCNEKCYINRVLPVLQKRHAVQLNKFDYRLSNKLRDDLQKLRCRVNYHALKFTDPILKMGNELVRRMRSRSKHYIALHLRFEPDMLAFSGCYYGGGDKEKKELGSIRRRWKTLHVNNPEKQRRQGRCPLTPEEVGLMLRALGYGSDVHIYVASGEVYGGEESLAPLKALFPHFYSKDTIATKEELEPFSSYSSRMAALDFLVCDESDVFVTNNNGNMARILAGRRRYFGHKPTIRPNAKKLYKLFLSKENTTWEEFASRVRTFQKGFMGEPKEVRAGRGEFHENPSTCICEAKAKEGGMDSRKLGKKNKKEGDEPKEDEDAEWSSDYEEDQTDLHDRGLYNGTRLDYEDMSSDEPELEEMLSD, from the exons ATGGCTTTCCAGCGGCGGCGCTACAATTACTACAACCGTCTCCGCCGTCTCCTCCCGCTTATTTGCGGCTTCTCCGGAGCTCTTCTCATCCTCTTCGCTCTCCTCTCCGTCTTTTCCCCTCCTCCTGATGACTCCGATCGACGCATTTCC CAGCAGATTAACTATGGAGTCAATGATGAGAAGAAGCACGTAGCAGTG ATCTTTACCGGAGGGAGATTAGATCGTGATATCTGGCGTTCTTGGAATGCTCAACTCTTTTACGGTTGCTGCAATGCAAGCACCAAGTTCCCAA ATGCTAAAGCAATTACTAGAAGCGATCGGTACTTGGCAATCGCCACTAGTGGTGGTTTAAACCAACAACGAACTGGA ATTGTAGATGCTGTTGTTGCTGCTCGAATCCTAAACGCTACGCTTGTTATCCCTAAGTTAGACCAGAAATCCTACTGGAAAGATGCCAG TGACTTCTCCCACATCTTCCAAGTTGATTGGTTTATATCGTTTCTCTCAAAAGATGTCAAAATCATAGAGCAGCTTCCACCTAAAAGAGGACGAACGTGGAGTCCCAGCAGAATGCGTGTTCCAAGAAAATGCAACGAGAAATGTTATATCAATCGAGTACTACCCGTTCTTCAGAAAAGGCAT GCGGTTCAGTTGAATAAATTTGATTACAGACTTTCGAACAAGTTGAGAGATGATTTGCAGAAGCTGAGGTGTAGAGTAAACTACCACGCGCTTAAGTTCACTGATCCCATTCTCAAAATGGGCAACGAGTTGGTCAGAAGAATGCGGTCAAGGAGCAAGCACTACATTGCTTTACACCTTAGGTTTGAGCCTGACATGCTCGCCTTCTCGGGATGTTACTATGGTGGTGGTGACAAGGAGAAGAAAGAGTTAGGATCAATCAGAAGGAGATGGAAAACTTTACAT GTGAATAACCCGGAAAAGCAAAGGCGACAAGGAAGATGTCCGCTTACACCAGAGGAAGTTGGATTAATGCTTAGAGCTTTAGGATATGGAAGCGATGTTCATATATATGTTGCATCAGGTGAAGTTTACGGAGGAGAAGAGTCATTAGCTCCGTTGAAAGCGCTCTTCCCACATTTCTATTCTAAAGACACTATAGCTACCAAAGAGGAGTTAGAACCCTTCTCTTCTTATTCTTCACGAATGGCTGCGTTGGACTTCCTCGTGTGCGATGAAAGCGATGTCTTTGTTACAAACAATAACGGGAACATGGCGAGAATATTAGCTGGTCGAAG GAGATATTTTGGACATAAACCGACGATTAGACCGAATGCAAAGAAGCTGTACAAGTTGTTTCTAAGCAAAGAGAACACAACTTGGGAGGAGTTTGCTTCAAGAGTCAGAACGTTTCAGAAAGGATTCATGGGAGAGCCCAAGGAAGTCAGAGCCGGTAGAGGCGAGTTTCATGAGAATCCGTCCACTTGTATATGCGAAGCTAAGGCAAAAGAAGGAGGTATGGATTCAAGAAAACTCGGTAAGAAAAACAAAAAAGAAGGTGATGAACCGAAGGAAGATGAAGATGCGGAGTGGTCTTCAGATTATGAGGAAGACCAAACTGATTTGCATGACAGAGGGTTGTATAATGGTACGAGGCTGGATTATGAGGATATGTCTTCGGATGAGCCTGAGCTCGAAGAAATGCTGTCAGATTGA
- the LOC106295330 gene encoding probable acyl-activating enzyme 1, peroxisomal, with the protein MISTFLARVCLNEITFRRTKKNKRRKMEGTMKSTANYVPLTPISFLDRSAVVYADRTSVVYGPVTYTWRQTRDRCVRVASALSQLGISSGDVVSVLAPNVPAMVELHFAVPMAGALLCTLNIRHDSALVSVLLKHSETKVLFADHQFLQIAQGACEILSKKGEKVPLLVLIQEPLVVSGNKKRLMEYEDVVSMGKSNFQVIRPKDECDAISLNYTSGTTSSPKGVVYSHRGAYLNSLATVLLNEMHSSPTYLWTNPMFHCNGWCLIWGVTAIGGSNICLRNVTAKGIFDNICQHKVTHMGGAPTILNMIVNASDSEKKPLPGKVSFITGAAPPPAHVIKKMEELGFSMFHSYGLTETYGPGTVCAWKPEWDLLPSEEQAKMKARQGVNHIGIEEVAVKDPVTLRTLPADGVSMGEVVFRGNTVMNGYLKNPEATKESFKGGWFWSGDLGVKHPDGYIELKDRSKDIIISGGENISSIEVESVLFSHPCVLEAAVVARPDEYWGETACAFVKLKDGSKATAEEIISYCRGKLPHYMAPRSIVFEDLPKTSTGKVQKFVLRTKAMAMGSLSKKGTSKL; encoded by the exons ATGATAAGCACTTTTCTCGCTAGAGTCTGTCTGAACGAAATCACTTTCCGGCGTACCAAAAAAAATAAAAGGAGAAAAATGGAGGGAACTATGAAGTCAACGGCCAACTACGTTCCTCTCACTCCCATCAGCTTCCTTGATCGATCCGCCGTCGTCTACGCCGACAGAACCTCCGTAGTTTACGGTCCCGTCACCTACACGTGGCGGCAGACCCGTGACCGCTGCGTCAGAGTCGCCTCCGCTCTCTCCCAACTCGGTATCTCCTCCGGCGATGTG GTTTCGGTGTTGGCTCCAAACGTGCCAGCTATGGTCGAGTTACATTTCGCTGTTCCCATGGCTGGAGCTTTGCTCTGTACACTCAACATCCGCCACGACTCCGCACTCGTATCCGTTTTGCTAAAACACTCAGAGACCAAAGTGCTTTTCGCAGATCATCAGTTTCTCCAAATAGCTCAGGGAGCTTGCGAGATCCTCTCCAAGAAAGGCGAGAAGGTCCCTCTTTTGGTCTTGATCCAAGAACCTCTTGTTGTTTCGGGGAACAAGAAGAGGTTGATGGAGTACGAAGATGTTGTCTCCATGGGGAAATCGAACTTCCAAGTTATAAGACCAAAGGACGAGTGTGATGCAATCTCTCTGAACTACACATCAGGCACCACTTCGAGCCCCAAGGGTGTTGTTTATAGTCACAGAGGCGCTTATTTGAATTCTCTGGCTACGGTTTTACTCAACGAAATGCACTCATCCCCTACTTACCTCTGGACTAATCCGATGTTTCACTGCAACGGCTGGTGCTTAATCTGGGGTGTTACCGCGATTGGTGGGAGTAATATATGTTTGAGGAACGTTACCGCAAAGGGTATATTCGATAACATTTGTCAACACAAGGTGACTCACATGGGAGGTGCACCAACTATACTGAACATGATCGTTAACGCTAGTGATTCCGAGAAGAAGCCGCTTCCGGGGAAGGTTTCCTTTATAACCGGTGCTGCACCGCCGCCAGCTCATGTGATTAAAAAGATGGAGGAGCTGGGGTTCTCTATGTTCCATTCGTATGGTTTAACGGAGACTTACGGACCGGGCACGGTCTGTGCGTGGAAGCCTGAGTGGGACCTTTTGCCTAGCGAAGAGCAGGCGAAAATGAAGGCAAGGCAAGGAGTGAATCATATAGGGATCGAGGAAGTCGCTGTTAAAGATCCTGTGACCTTGAGGACTTTGCCGGCTGATGGTGTGTCCATGGGTGAGGTTGTCTTCAGGGGGAACACGGTGATGAACGGTTACTTAAAGAACCCTGAAGCGACCAAGGAGTCTTTCAAAGGAGGTTGGTTTTGGAGTGGAGACTTGGGGGTTAAACACCCTGATGGTTACATAGAGCTGAAAGACAGGTCCAAAGACATTATAATCTCTGGAGGAGAGAACATAAGCTCGATCGAAGTGGAGTCTGTTCTGTTCTCTCATCCTTGTGTTCTTGAAGCAGCTGTGGTTGCGAGGCCTGATGAGTATTGGGGTGAGACTGCTTGTGCGTTTGTGAAGCTTAAAGACGGGTCTAAGGCAACGGCCGAGGAGATTATAAGCTACTGCAGGGGGAAGCTTCCGCATTATATGGCTCCGAGGAGTATTGTGTTTGAGGATCTTCCGAAAACATCGACTGGGAAAGTTCAGAAGTTTGTTCTGAGGACTAAGGCTATGGCTATGGGAAGCTTATCAAAGAAAGGAACTAGCAAGCTATGA
- the LOC106292885 gene encoding probable dolichol-phosphate mannosyltransferase, producing MAEEKERKGEKKYKYSVIVPTYNERLNIALIVYLIFKHLRDVDFEIIVVDDGSPDGTQEIVKQLQDLYGEDRILLRARAKKLGLGTAYIHGLKHATGDFVVIMDADLSHHPKYLPSFIKKQLETNASIVTGTRYVKGGGVHGWNLMRKLTSRGANVLAQTLLWPGVFDLTGSFRLYKKSVLEDVISSCVSKGYVFQMEMIVRATRKGYHIEEVPITFVDRVFGTSKLGGSEIVEYLKGLVYLLLTT from the exons ATGGCGGAGGAGAAGGAGAGGAAAGGAGAGAAGAAGTATAAGTATAGCGTAATCGTTCCTACGTACAACGAGCGCCTCAACATTGCTCTTATAGTCTACCTCATTTTCAAGCATCTCCG GGATGTTGATTTTGAGATAATTGTTGTGGATGATGGGAGTCCTGATGGCACTCAAGAAATTGTCAAGCAACTGCAGGACTTGTATGGTGAAGACCGCATT CTTTTAAGAGCTAGAGCCAAGAAGCTTGGTTTGG GAACGGCATATATCCATGGTTTGAAGCATGCTACAGGTGATTTCGTTGTAATCATGGATGCTGATCTTTCACATCAT CCAAAGTATTTGCCAAGTTTCATCAA GAAACAACTAGAGACGAATGCAAGTATAGTGACTGGTACACGATATGTAAAAGGTGGTGGTGTGCACGGGTGGAACCTTATGCGGAAACTCACAAGCAGAGGAGCAAATGTGCTAGCTCAAACACTATTATGGCCTGGCGTATTTGATTTAACCGGATCATTCAG GCTATACAAGAAATCGGTGCTTGAAGACGTGATAAGCTCATGTGTGAGTAAAGGTTATGTCTTCCAGATGGAAATGATAGTTCGTGCGACCAGAAAAGGATACCATATTGAAGAG GTACCAATCACATTTGTGGATAGAGTCTTTGGAACTTCGAAGCTGGGAGGATCCGAAATAGTGGAATATCTAAAAGGACTCGTCTATCTTCTTCTCACGACTTAA